CTTGGGAGCATTTAAAACAAGCCATCGCCGCTAGTTCCGGTTTTCGGCGTTGGCAGCAAGAACAACTAGAATCAGGTAAAAATAGAGACGATGCTGATGCTCGCATTTGTTCCTATCTACGGGAAACTTTAGAAACTTTAGCCTACTAGATTGATGCTCCCCAGCTATGACGGCATGGGGACTTTTTTTTGTCCGTTTAAGCTAATTTGCGGGCATTATTTTCTGCGCGCCTCGTAACCCAACAACCAGACAAAAGCGACAATTAAAGGCAGCAAATAATAAATAGCTCGATAGGCGATTAAAGAACCTAAAAGCTCGGCATTAGATACATATTCGGGGCGCAATCTCAGCATGATAAACTCAAAAACACCTATTCCCCCCGGCACGTTGCTTAATACCCCTGCCGTCATGGCAAATACATAGAGACCGAAAAATCCTAAAAACGAAGTATTGTAGCTGCCCGGGAGAAGAAGATATAGAACTCTAGCGGCTAATATCCAATCAATAAAAGTCAACAAAATCAAAGCTAGAGAAAGATTACAAGAGGGTAAATAGCAGAAACGTTGAATCCTGTAATAAAACTTTACATTGACAAGCATAATACCCCTATAACATCAAATTTTAAATTGAATAGACAATCCTCCGGAACCAGTGTACATAGCTAATATGTTGACACATGAAACTCTGTAAATAGCGCAGTTTGTCTAATAAGCTTTTCCCAAATCCTTCTTCAATATCTATTAGCTGTAGAATCAGATAAGCGATAATGCAACTATAGATCTGTAGGCGGATTCCGTTCTCGTTTTTAGTGATTAGATTATCCAACTTTAGATGCATTTTTAAAAATTTCCACAGCAGTTCTATTTGCCATCTTTGGATGTAAATTTCGGCAACTTCTTCATTACTAACTGCTCCTTCTCCTTCTAGAGGTAAATCTGTCGCCAGCCGAAATTCTGTTTGACTTTCTAGGTCGCAAAAAGCGACTACTCTTACTTCTATTTGTCTTTTATCTTTTCCGAGTTTACACTTGCCATTTTCGAGCATCTCTAGGCTAATATTATTTTTCACTCTCAAGACAAAATGCTTGTCACTACTCTCTAATAATTCGGTGATTCTTTGATTAGACGCAAATCCTCTATCCATTGCTCCAACTCCATTTACAGGAATTGCTTCTATCGTTTTTCCTCCTTCTTTTGAGTCATGACCTTGACCAAAATGGATGAGTATTCCGACCACCTCTGTTGTGATACTATTAAGACCAGAGAATAGTTTTACTTGATGCCATCCCTGGGACCATAGTAATTTACTGGTTAAGCTAATTATTGTTGAGTCAATAGGAAATAAAGCTCGCGCATTCTCTATTCCTTTTTTGGCAACTAAACGCTTATTTAATTCGACAATGACTTTCTCAAATGGACTTGTTTCTCTAATTTTGCTTGCCTTAGAAAATGTGGATAAATTTACATTAATTCCTTGAAGTACCATTCTACTGCATAAGTCCCTCATACTGACGATGCTTTTATCTAAAGCAAAACCAATCCAACAGGACAAAAATGTAAAAGTATCTAAAGCGGGGTAGTCATTTTTAGGCAGTGGTTTGAGAAGCTCTTTTATGAGTTTTGAAAAATTCGTCATCAGGGCAAACTCCCTATTGTGAGGGGAATAAGTTGTCTAGATTCTATCTATAATAGCATTTTTTTTCTGACTTTTCTCAACGTTCAACACTTCTGGGTAAATAGATATTTTCTTTGCCGATTCTTATGGATTTTTTATAGGTGATAGTCAACAAAAAATATCCCGTAACCAGCAATAAAAAAATTACTCCTAAAGGTTTGGTACTTAAAAAAGGTAATTTTAACAGTTGAGGAATCCTTTGGGGATCGAGGAGGAAACTTAAACCACCAATCCCTAACATTCCTAACCAAAAGCTTATAGCGTTTTTCAGTCTGCTGAGGTACAAAAGTTATGGGTTTTAGGCAAAAGGCAAGAGGCAAAAGTCAAAAGGGAAGAAAAATATGTGTACCTCACTAGCTTATAGCGGTGTGCAGTCGTATTAGGTACAGTGTCACAAGCTATAAACCATGCTAGGCAAAGCTTGGTCTGTATCTCACTCAAGCGCTTACCGCTATAAATGGGTAAAAGTAATAACTTTGGCAATGTCCACCACCCCCACCCCCGCAGGAGTATAGAAACGATAACGGATCGCCGTCCCAGAAAATAAGGTTAAACCAATGGTATTACCAAGGGCATAACTGATAAAAGCAGTGCGGATAATAGTGCCTAAAGCTAAGGGATGCTTGATATAATAAAAACCTAGGCGATCATAACCCGTCATCGACAAATAACCCAAAGCCATCCAAAAAATAGCTTCTAGCTTACGACTTGTGGTAATATGATCCAAACTAGCCAAGAGTTGGGCAAAAGTGTAGTGTTTAAATTCTTGACTAATTGCCCAGACCGCTAGAATAAATAAACTCAAGGACAGGATAATCGGAACAAAACGCCAGATTTTTTTATACATCTTACTTTTTACGAATTACTTCTGACTAATTAAAATTAATGAGAAAATCAAAACTAGATTTAGCTAAACATTTAAACCGATCCCCAAAAAGAAAATATAATAAATTCCTGATCCCCTCCTTATCTTTAACAATTATTCTGGGTTTATCTTATCTAGTTTACACCAATCTTCCTTGGACTTTCCGTCTTTTTATCCCTTGGGTGACTAAAGGGGGTGATGTGGACATAGACAAAATTCCTGCCACATTTTATTCAGAACTTAATCAATTATGTTTGGTGGCTGATAGTGCGGGGGACGTAAAAACGAGAAACCATACAGAAATTGCTGAATCTCTTGGTCCATTTAAATGTACATTGATTAATGGTGGTCAAGAATGGTTAATAGAAATGCGGATAATAGTGCCTAAAGCTAAGAGATGATTGATATAATAAAAACCTAGGCGATCATAACCCGTCATCGACAAATAACCCAAAGCCATCCAAAAAATAGCTTCTAGCTTATGACTTGTGGTAAGATGATTTAAACTAGCCAACAGTTGGGCAAAAGTGTAGTGTTTAAATTCTTGACTAATTGCCCAGACCGCTAGAATAAACAAACTCAAGGACAGGACAATCGGAGCAAAACGCAGGATTTTTTTATACATCTTATTCTTGACGAATTACTTCTGACTGAAAATTACTGGAAGCCTTAATAGAAAACGGTTTTGGGACTTTTTTAGCCCAAAAAGTGCAAGAAACAAACGTTGAGAAATCGAAATAGAGACTCAAAACCCTTGCACTTTCCAGATACCAGTGCGCGAGGCCATTCTGTTATTCTGACTTCCCCTCCTGACGACCGACTCCTGACGACCGACCCCGTTCGCCTGAGCGCCCGACAAAAGCTCACGCGGCGGTTCGACAGGCGGTTCGGCGGTTCGGCGGTTCGGCTGATCTCACCGTCGAAGCCTGAGCGTTCGACAAAAGCTCACGCGGCTCGACTGAGCTCGCCGAACGTCCGAAGTCTCACCGTCGAAGCCTGAGCGTTCGACAAAAGCTCACGCGGCTCGACTGAGCTCGCCGAACGTCCGAAGTCTCACCGTCGAAGCCTCACCGTCCGCTCGACTGAGCGTTCGACAAAAGCTCACGCGGCTCGACTGAGCTCGCCGAACGTCCGAAGTCTCGCCGAACGTCCGAAGTCTCACGGCCGAAGCCTGACTCCTAACCCCACCAACAAACTTTTTCAGCAAACCCTAATTAAAATTCATGAGAAAATCAAAGCTAGATTTAGCTAAACATTTAAATCGCTACCAAAAAAAGAAATATAATAAATTCCTGATTTCCTCCTTATATTTAACAATTATTCTGGGTTTATCTTATTTATCTTATCTAGTTTACCTCAATCTTCCTTGGTCTTTCCATCTTTTTATGCGTTGGGTGACTAAAGGGGGTGATTTAGACAAAATTCCTGCCAAATTTTATGCAGAACTTAATCAATTGTGTTTGAGGGCAGATAGTGCGGGGAAAGTAAAAACGAGAAACTATACAGAAAATCCAGAAATTGCCGAATCTCTTGGTACATTTAGATGTACTTTAGTTAATGGTGGTCAAGAATGGTTAATAGAAGATTATAAATCTTTCAATTCTGCCGATGAAGCGATTTTAGGCACTGAGTTAGCGGTTTTTATCGCCGAGATTTTGGGAACAGATTATAGTTATAACATTCGCGCTTATATTCCCAATACTAACTATCAAGTAACTCCCAAAACCAAGTCCTAGACTAGGGATGGGTTTCTCACCCATCCTTAGAAAAAAATTAGTTTTCCGATACGGGTTTGGGTCGGGAAGGCCGAGGGATAGGGGATTGTCCGGGGGGAAAAGGTCGCTTTTCTCCTTCCCCTTCCGGTCGAGAATATCTATCGGCCGAGGGACGACGATTTTTATCAAAAGGCTTTTTAAAACCTCCCTTACCCGTCGGTTTTTTCTTGCTGGCAAAACCTAGGTCTAAACCTTCCAAAATAGTTAAGGCATCCCCTTTAAGTTGTACCTGAAAATCCCAAAAACGACTGACCGGTTTACTGGGTAAAGTACCGCGCAATTTTAGTTTAAAAAACTTGGGTTTTTCCGCTTCAGTTTTAGGCATTTGTCGGATTTTGACCACTACCGCTTGATTTTCCCGTTCGGTAAAGATGACTTCGCCTCGAATCGAGAAATAACCTGGGGTAGAAGCGAGGAGAGGTTCTATCTCTCGATCATCCTCTTTTTTCAGGGTTGCTGGCTCCCAAACACCGACAATCTGAACATGAAGGGCATCATTTTCCTGACGGGTGCGCGGATAAACCACCCACAGATGGGGTTTTTCCAGATCGAGATGATTTTTGACCAAACTGATCACCCGACCGAGAATCACAGAATCGATCAGAGTACCATCGGCAGTTAAAATATTGCCTTTAGTTAATTGTTCCTCCGATCGCTGATAATGGCCATAGACGAGACCGATCGCCCGATACTGCCGCAGATGACTGGGAGGGGGGATCGGTTGTTGACGTTTGACTTCTGCGGGGGTGGCTGACTCTACGGCTAAATCAGCCTCAGTATGGGGGGATTCAAGGGGGACTTCCTGAATTTCCACTTCAGGAGTCGGGGGGGTTTTCGGTGATTCGGTAAACCGATTCCCAGTACGATTCATATCACACTCCTAGCGGCGGAGACACATAGTAAATTAGTAATCAAGCAAGTCAAAAGCGCGATCTGGGGGGTTACAATAACCCTCTAGGGCGACTCTACTGGCATCTAATATATTAAGAACCATGATCTTTTGACTGTCAACCTAGTCAAAACCCTTTTGAGTCTTGACTGTTTGCCCATTGTACTCAATAAAGAGCGGCGAATTCGATCGATCCCCTAATCAAATCTCTAGATTTCCATAACATTTTCCTGTCTGTCCCCTCGCACCCCAGTCTATGAAAGCTTCTCTCTCTCAACGTCGTTGGCTGTCCATCGGTCTCGTCCTGATGTTATTTGCTTTGCTGTCTTTCTCGATCATGCCGCTATTGACTTCTATTCTCCAGAGTCAGCACTCCTCGGACCAGAGTCATCTGTCCGCAGTGGAACAAGAGAAATTAGCCAGTCAAGCCCTGGGTTATCAGATGGTTTTAGAGCGTGAACCCGATAATCAGACGGCTTTGCGGGGATTATTAGATACTCGCTTACAGCAGGGCGATTTAAAGCAAGCGATCGAACCTTTAGAAAAATTAGCGCAACTTAACCCCCAACAATCCGATTATCTACTACTTTTGGCAGAAGCGAAACAGCAAATAGAGGATTATTCAGGAGCCACGGGCAGTTATCGCGCCCTTTTAGCCTCCCATCCCCAAGATCTACGGGCCTTAACTGGATTAACTAATTTATTTCTCAGCCAAAACCGCCATATCGAGGCGATTAGTCTGGTCAAAGACACGATTGATCGCGCTTTAAAAGCTGCTGCCGATCCTAATAATCCTGCTAGTTTAATCGATATCGTTTCCGTTCAGTTACTTTTAGGCAAAATCTATTTCGAGCAGCAAAATTATCCGGAAGCTTTAAAAGCCTATAAACAAGCTCAACAGATGGATGTGAACGATTTCCGACCGATTTTAGCGGCGGCGATCGTACTGAAAGAACAGGGTAAAAATCAAGAGGCTCAACCCCTCTTTCAAGATGCTCTCAGTCGCGCTCCTTTTGCCTACAAAGAGGAAATTCAGTCCCTAATCAGTAATCAGTAATCACACCCCACACCCCATAGTTTTGTAACGGCAATTTTTACTAAAAATCAATAAGTGTAAACTTTAATCACAAGCTCGATCGAGTCCCGACAAAGGTGTTATATTAAAAACATAAGGCACAAGGGAAGCGACTCAACTTCCTTTCAGGCAAAAAGACCTAGAGCCTGTGCCACCTGCTCTAGCTCAACGCAACAGCTAAATCGGACGCAGATTCTCGAAGTTTGTAAAGTAAAGTATGGTTTCGCCTCTGTTGCTCGATATAGGACAGATGGAGTGATCCGTAATCAGCACCTGAGTCGGTAAACTGAGAAATCTTGATAGTTGACAGATAGACTGTTGTGGGTTCCGTAAACCTCTATTATATTGAGTCCGTTAATTTTTTAGGAGTCCATATCGTTTGTACAAGATGAAGCCCGCCTCCCTAGGCGGGCCTATTGTGTTTTTAGAAAACCGCCACGAGATATTCCTGTAACTGCAATTGATAACCTGCCCGTAGCTGACAGGGATAATCAAGGGAAAACTCAGGTAAAGCTAATAGAGAACTTTTTTGACAACTAACTAACGCCACATCGAAGCGACAGCTTAAATCAGACCATTGGGGATAAAAGGCGAGAAATATCTGGGCAGCTCCGTAAATTTTCCCTTGTTTACGGTCATCGATCGCTAATTTGCCCCCTAAATCCCAATTGCCAGCACTGCGGGTTTTCACCTCGACGAAAGCGAGAGTCGCTTGGGATTTAGACAAGACGATT
This Microcystis wesenbergii NRERC-220 DNA region includes the following protein-coding sequences:
- a CDS encoding YraN family protein, producing the protein MTTVGELGENLVADWLQLQQWHILQRRWRSAGGEIDLIVLSKSQATLAFVEVKTRSAGNWDLGGKLAIDDRKQGKIYGAAQIFLAFYPQWSDLSCRFDVALVSCQKSSLLALPEFSLDYPCQLRAGYQLQLQEYLVAVF
- a CDS encoding IS4 family transposase, with amino-acid sequence MMTNFSKLIKELLKPLPKNDYPALDTFTFLSCWIGFALDKSIVSMRDLCSRMVLQGINVNLSTFSKASKIRETSPFEKVIVELNKRLVAKKGIENARALFPIDSTIISLTSKLLWSQGWHQVKLFSGLNSITTEVVGILIHFGQGHDSKEGGKTIEAIPVNGVGAMDRGFASNQRITELLESSDKHFVLRVKNNISLEMLENGKCKLGKDKRQIEVRVVAFCDLESQTEFRLATDLPLEGEGAVSNEEVAEIYIQRWQIELLWKFLKMHLKLDNLITKNENGIRLQIYSCIIAYLILQLIDIEEGFGKSLLDKLRYLQSFMCQHISYVHWFRRIVYSI
- a CDS encoding tetratricopeptide repeat protein, which codes for MKASLSQRRWLSIGLVLMLFALLSFSIMPLLTSILQSQHSSDQSHLSAVEQEKLASQALGYQMVLEREPDNQTALRGLLDTRLQQGDLKQAIEPLEKLAQLNPQQSDYLLLLAEAKQQIEDYSGATGSYRALLASHPQDLRALTGLTNLFLSQNRHIEAISLVKDTIDRALKAAADPNNPASLIDIVSVQLLLGKIYFEQQNYPEALKAYKQAQQMDVNDFRPILAAAIVLKEQGKNQEAQPLFQDALSRAPFAYKEEIQSLISNQ